One genomic region from Zea mays cultivar B73 unplaced genomic scaffold, Zm-B73-REFERENCE-NAM-5.0 scaffold_579, whole genome shotgun sequence encodes:
- the LOC118475690 gene encoding uncharacterized protein — translation MKEAIRMVPESIYDPEFPDTSHFRSGRGCHSALRRIKEEWGTSRWFLEFDIRKCFHTIDRHRFISILKEEIDDSKFFYPTQKQFSAGRLVGGEKGPDSVPNSVLLSALLGNIYLHKLDQEIGRIRQKHEIPLVVKIRSVLLRIGRRIDDQEKYGKEASFNAPQDNRALIVGRVKSIQRKATFHSLVSSWHTPPTSTPRRRGDQKTPFVFPPSLAAFLNKPSSLLCAAFLIEAAGLTPKAEFNGREGFNKNLAMRDLLKYCKRRGPLIELGGEAILVTRSERGLARKLAPFKSHSLLIRICYARYADDLLLGIVGAVFLLIEIQKRITHFLQSGLNLWVGSAGSTTIAARSTVEFPGTVIREVPPRTTPIQFLRELEKRLRVKHRIHITACHLRSAIHSKLRDLGYSIPIKELTKGMSGRGRLLDAVQLAETLGKESPQVSVLWGTVKHIRQRSRGISLLHSSGQSKVPSGVQQAVSRSGMSVLKNKLYTPFGRKAAGEGRGHWAGSFSSEFPIQIEAPIKKILRRLRDRGLISRRRPRPIHAASLTNVSDRDIVNWSAGIAISPLSYYRCCDNLYQVRTIVNYQIRWSAIFTLAHKHKSSARNIIPKHPKDSNIVNQEGGKTLAEFPNSIELGKLGLGQDPNNGGALNYMFNK, via the coding sequence ATGAAAGAGGCGATCAGAATGGTACCCGAATCCATTTACGATCCCGAGTTTCCAGACACATCGCACTTCCGCTCGGGTCGAGGCTGCCACTCGGCCCTCAGACGGATCAAAGAAGAGTGGGGAACCTCTCGCTGGTTTTTGGAATTCGACATCAGGAAGTGTTTTCACACCATCGACCGACATCGATTCATCTCAATCTTGAAGGAAGAGATCGACGATTCCAAGTTCTTTTACCCCACTCAGAAACAGTTTTCCGCCGGACGACTCGTAGGAGGTGAGAAGGGCCCTGACTCCGTCCCAAACAGTGTACTACTATCGGCCCTATTAGGCAATATCTACCTACACAAGCTCGATCAGGAGATAGGGAGGATCCGGCAGAAGCACGAAATTCCTCTTGTAGTGAAAATAAGATCGGTTCTATTAAGAATAGGTCGTCGTATTGATGACCAAGAAAAGTATGGAAAAGAAGCAAGCTTCAACGCTCCCCAAGACAACAGAGCCCTCATAGTGGGGAGGGTAAAGAGCATCCAACGCAAAGCGACCTTTCATTCCCTTGTTTCGTCGTGGCACACCCCCCCCACAAGCACCCCCAGGCGAAGGGGAGACCAGAAAACGCCTTTCGTTTTCCCTCCTTCCCTAGCCGCCTTCCTTAACAAGCCCTCGAGCCTCCTTTGCGCCGCCTTCCTCATAGAAGCCGCTGGGTTGACCCCGAAGGCCGAATTCAATGGTAGAGAAGGCTTTAATAAGAATTTGGCCATGAGAGACCTTCTTAAGTATTGCAAAAGAAGGGGCCCGCTGATAGAGCTGGGCGGGGAGGCGATACTAGTTACCAGGTCAGAGAGAGGCCTGGCCCGTAAGCTGGCCCCCTTTAAAAGCCATTCCTTATTAATAAGGATTTGTTACGCGCGATATGCCGACGACTTACTACTGGGAATCGTGGGTGCCGTATTTCTTCTCATAGAAATACAAAAACGTATCACCCACTTCCTACAATCCGGCCTGAACCTTTGGGTAGGCTCCGCAGGATCAACAACCATAGCTGCACGGAGTACGGTAGAATTCCCCGGTACGGTCATTCGGGAAGTCCCCCCGAGGACGACTCCCATACAATTCTTGCGAGAGCTGGAGAAGCGTCTACGGGTAAAGCACCGTATCCATATAACTGCCTGCCACCTACGCTCCGCCATCCATTCCAAGTTAAGGGACCTAGGTTATAGTATCCCTATCAAAGAGCTGACGAAGGGGATGAGCGGAAGAGGTCGTCTACTGGACGCGGTTCAACTAGCGGAGACTCTTGGAAAAGAAAGTCCCCAAGTTAGCGTATTATGGGGGACCGTCAAGCACATCCGGCAAAGATCAAGGGGGATCTCGTTGTTGCATAGCTCAGGTCAGAGCAAGGTGCCATCAGGCGTTCAACAGGCAGTCTCACGATCGGGCATGAGTGTCCTGAAGAATAAATTGTATACTCCCTTTGGTCGGAAGGCGGCGGGGGAAGGAAGGGGACACTGGGCGGGATCTTTCAGCAGCGAATTCCCCATACAGATAGAGGCGCCTATCAAAAAGATACTCCGAAGGCTTCGGGATCGAGGTCTCATTAGCCGAAGAAGACCCAGGCCAATCCACGCGGCCTCTTTGACCAACGTCAGCGACAGAGACATAGTAAATTGGTCCGCGGGCATCGCGATAAGTCCTCTGTCCTACTACAGGTGCTGCGACAACCTTTACCAAGTCCGAACGATTGTCAACTACCAGATCCGCTGGTCCGCTATATTCACCCTAGCCCACAAGCACAAATCTTCGGCGCGGAATATAATCCCAAAGCACCCCAAAGACTCAAATATAGTCAATCAAGAAGGTGGTAAGACCCTTGCAGAGTTCCCAAACAGCATAGAGCTTGGGAAGCTCGGACTCGGTCAAGATCCGAACAACGGCGGAGCACTCAACTACATGTTTAATAAGTAG